In a genomic window of Burkholderiales bacterium:
- a CDS encoding acyl-CoA dehydrogenase, protein MIALWCAFAVAALLLNRSPIRRGLVSRPLLGVFRRVLPALSRTEREAIEAGTVWWDAELFSGAPDWKKLHSYPKPTLSKEEQAFLDGPVETLCGMLDEWEITRERYDLTPEAWQFIKDNGFLGMIIPKQYGGLGFSALAHSAVIVKLTTRSGTGAVSVMVPNSLGPAELLLHYGTPEQKEYYLPRLAKGLEMPCFALTSPEAGSDAGNIPDFGVVCRGEWHGKEVLGIRLTWEKRYITLGPIATLLGLAFRLYDPDHLLGEREDLGITLALIPTSTPGVHIGRRHVPLAAVFMNGPNWGRDVFVPMDAVIGGVDYVGQGWKMLMNCLAAGRSISLPANSVGSAKLATRVTGAYGRVRRQFGLSIGRFEGVEEAVARIAGNLYIMDAARTMTAGAIDLGEKPSVISAIVKYHLTERGRQVVNDAMDVHGGKAVCMGPSNYLAFAYQNIPIAITVEGANILTRSMIIYGQGAIRGHPYLLREIEAVGEKDDAVALKAFDAAFFGHAGFVVSNKARAFWMGLTRAVFVGAPGDAATRRYYRRLTRLSSAFALASDAAMFVLGGSLKRRERLSARLGDILSQLYLASCALKRYEDDGRPADDAPLLAWSVQDALHRAQEAFYGLFANMPGFVGGMLRFLVFPFGREFEPPADDLGHRVSASVQVPGGVRDRLTTGMFIGEDDGRNPVAGLEAAFAATIAAEPLEQKLRGVNQDGAVDAAALGHEVQLAVTRGAITKGEAAVIERARALRRRAIMVDDFPKDLGKTEIYQTTEPVFASELQKGGAP, encoded by the coding sequence CTGATCGCGCTGTGGTGCGCGTTCGCGGTCGCGGCGCTCCTGCTCAACCGCAGCCCCATCCGCCGCGGTCTCGTCTCGCGTCCCCTGCTCGGGGTGTTCCGCCGGGTGCTGCCCGCGCTCTCGCGCACCGAGCGCGAAGCGATCGAAGCGGGAACGGTGTGGTGGGACGCGGAGCTCTTCAGCGGCGCGCCCGACTGGAAAAAACTCCATTCGTATCCGAAACCGACCCTGTCCAAAGAGGAGCAGGCCTTCCTCGACGGCCCCGTCGAGACCCTGTGCGGGATGCTCGACGAGTGGGAGATCACCCGCGAGCGGTACGACCTTACGCCTGAAGCCTGGCAGTTCATCAAGGACAACGGTTTCCTGGGGATGATCATCCCCAAGCAATACGGCGGCCTGGGATTCTCGGCGCTCGCGCATTCCGCCGTCATCGTGAAGCTCACCACGCGCAGCGGCACCGGCGCGGTGTCGGTGATGGTGCCCAACTCGCTCGGCCCCGCCGAACTGCTGCTGCACTACGGCACGCCCGAGCAGAAAGAGTATTACCTGCCGCGCCTCGCCAAGGGCCTGGAGATGCCGTGCTTCGCGCTGACGAGTCCCGAAGCCGGCTCGGACGCGGGCAACATCCCCGATTTCGGCGTGGTCTGCCGCGGCGAATGGCACGGCAAGGAAGTGCTCGGCATCCGGCTCACGTGGGAAAAGCGCTACATCACGCTCGGCCCGATCGCGACGCTCCTCGGCCTGGCGTTCAGGCTCTACGATCCCGACCACCTGCTCGGCGAGCGCGAAGACCTCGGCATTACGCTCGCGCTGATCCCCACCAGCACGCCCGGCGTGCACATCGGGCGGCGCCACGTGCCGCTCGCCGCGGTCTTCATGAACGGGCCGAACTGGGGCCGCGACGTCTTCGTGCCCATGGACGCGGTGATCGGCGGCGTCGATTACGTCGGTCAGGGCTGGAAGATGCTGATGAACTGCCTTGCGGCGGGCCGCTCGATCTCGCTGCCGGCGAACTCGGTGGGCTCGGCGAAGCTCGCGACGCGCGTCACCGGCGCGTACGGGCGCGTGCGCCGGCAGTTCGGACTCTCCATCGGGCGTTTCGAAGGCGTCGAGGAGGCGGTCGCCCGCATCGCCGGCAATCTCTACATCATGGACGCTGCGCGCACCATGACCGCCGGCGCGATCGACCTCGGCGAGAAGCCTTCGGTGATCTCGGCGATCGTGAAGTATCACCTGACCGAGCGCGGCCGGCAGGTGGTGAACGACGCGATGGACGTGCACGGCGGCAAGGCCGTGTGCATGGGGCCGTCGAACTATCTCGCCTTCGCGTATCAGAACATCCCGATCGCGATCACGGTCGAAGGCGCGAACATCCTCACGCGCTCGATGATCATCTACGGCCAGGGGGCGATCCGCGGCCATCCGTATCTGCTGCGCGAGATCGAAGCCGTGGGGGAGAAAGACGACGCCGTCGCGTTGAAAGCGTTCGACGCCGCGTTCTTCGGGCACGCCGGATTCGTCGTCTCGAACAAGGCGCGCGCGTTCTGGATGGGCCTGACGCGCGCCGTGTTCGTCGGCGCGCCGGGCGATGCCGCGACTCGCCGGTACTATCGCCGGCTCACGCGGCTGTCGAGCGCGTTCGCGCTCGCATCGGACGCGGCGATGTTCGTGCTCGGCGGATCGCTGAAGCGCCGCGAGCGCCTGTCGGCGCGGCTCGGCGACATCCTGTCGCAGCTCTATCTCGCCTCGTGCGCGCTCAAGCGTTATGAGGACGACGGCAGACCCGCCGACGACGCGCCGCTGCTCGCGTGGTCGGTGCAGGACGCCCTGCATCGCGCGCAGGAAGCGTTCTACGGCCTGTTCGCGAACATGCCGGGATTCGTGGGCGGCATGCTGCGCTTTCTCGTGTTCCCGTTCGGCCGCGAGTTCGAGCCGCCCGCGGACGACCTCGGCCACCGCGTGAGCGCGTCGGTGCAGGTGCCGGGGGGCGTGCGCGATCGGCTGACGACCGGCATGTTCATCGGCGAGGATGACGGCCGCAACCCGGTGGCGGGCCTCGAAGCCGCGTTCGCGGCGACGATCGCAGCCGAGCCGCTCGAGCAGAAATTGCGCGGCGTGAACCAGGACGGCGCTGTCGACGCTGCCGCCCTCGGCCACGAAGTGCAGCTCGCGGTCACGCGCGGCGCCATCACCAAGGGCGAAGCCGCCGTCATCGAGCGTGCGCGTGCGCTGCGCCGCAGGGCGATCATGGTCGACGATTTTCCGAAGGACCTCGGCAAGACCGAGATCTATCAGACCACCGAGCCGGTCTTCGCGAGCGAACTACAAAAAGGAGGAGCGCCTTGA
- a CDS encoding branched-chain amino acid ABC transporter permease, with the protein MSEIFGIPTQALFGQLLIGLINGSFYALLSLGLAVIFGLLNIINFAHGAQYMMGAFCAWFLLNKLGLSYWWALAITPIVVGATGVVIERLMLSRLYKLDHLYGFLLTFGVAVVIQGLFRHEFGSTGLPYAIPKALEGGQNLGFMFLPNYRAWVIAVSLTVCIGTWFMIEKTKLGSYLRAATENRELVQAFGVNVPRMVTLTYGFGVALAAFAGVMAAPIYSVSPLMGADLIIVVFAVVVIGGMGSIMGSIVTGFMLGLLEGLTKVFYPEASNTVIFIVMAIVLMFRPAGLFGAQR; encoded by the coding sequence ATGAGCGAGATCTTCGGAATTCCGACGCAGGCGTTATTCGGTCAGCTTTTGATCGGCCTGATCAACGGCTCCTTCTACGCGCTGCTCTCGCTCGGGCTCGCGGTGATCTTCGGGCTGCTCAACATCATCAACTTCGCGCACGGCGCGCAGTACATGATGGGCGCGTTCTGCGCGTGGTTCCTGCTGAACAAGCTCGGGCTGTCGTACTGGTGGGCGCTCGCGATCACGCCGATCGTCGTCGGCGCGACGGGCGTGGTGATCGAGCGGCTCATGCTGTCGCGGCTCTACAAGCTCGATCACCTGTACGGCTTCCTGCTGACGTTCGGCGTCGCGGTCGTGATCCAGGGGCTGTTCCGTCACGAGTTCGGCTCGACCGGCCTGCCGTACGCGATTCCCAAGGCGCTCGAAGGCGGGCAGAACCTCGGCTTCATGTTCCTGCCGAACTACCGCGCGTGGGTGATCGCGGTGTCGCTGACGGTCTGTATCGGCACGTGGTTCATGATCGAGAAGACCAAGCTCGGCTCCTACCTGCGCGCCGCGACCGAGAACCGCGAGCTCGTGCAGGCGTTCGGCGTCAACGTGCCGCGCATGGTGACGCTGACCTACGGTTTCGGCGTCGCGCTCGCGGCGTTCGCGGGCGTGATGGCGGCGCCGATCTACAGCGTGAGCCCGCTGATGGGCGCCGATCTCATCATCGTCGTGTTCGCGGTCGTGGTGATCGGCGGCATGGGCTCGATCATGGGATCGATCGTCACCGGCTTCATGCTCGGCCTGCTCGAAGGGCTGACCAAGGTGTTCTATCCCGAGGCGTCGAACACCGTGATCTTCATCGTCATGGCGATCGTGCTGATGTTCAGGCCGGCGGGATTGTTCGGAGCGCAGCGATGA
- a CDS encoding long-chain fatty acid--CoA ligase, whose product MNAAAGEGAGDVIPVEAAVTLDGLFRERVRRTPDLVAYRYFDEGSNEWRGYTWREMDAHVARWQAALERDGLQAGDRVAIMLRNSPEWVMCDIAAFGLGLVVVPLYTQDRADNVAYIIGDAGCKALLLEGAPQWSALREGDGQLASLVRVISVKPVPDAGDARVQSIAEWLPQSAGETRREARDPHALATIVYTSGTTGRPKGVMLSHHNILSNAHASLIGVMATRHDDVFLSFLPLSHTFERTAGYYLTMMSGSTVAYARSIPQLSEDLQAIRPTVLVSVPRIYERVWSAIRAKLDEAPPARKRLFERAVDVGYARFEHKQGRGPWKASFLLWPVLNALVAKKVLDRLGGRLRAALSGGAALPPDVSRVFIGLGLPIIQGYGMTESSPVVCANPPYDNIPASVGKPIPGVEVKLGANDALLIKGPNVMLGYWNNPEATRQVISDDGWLNSGDRARIDPSGHVYITGRLKEIIVMSNGEKISPVDVEAAICQDPLFEQVMLLGEGKPYLSVIAVLSAEQWKKAAETAGLSPDTTGAASEEGQTLILARIAEQLKSFPGYAQVRRVCATLDPWTVDNGLMTPTLKLKRARVMERFNAEIDSMYAGH is encoded by the coding sequence TTGAACGCCGCCGCAGGGGAGGGTGCTGGAGACGTCATACCGGTCGAGGCCGCGGTTACGCTCGACGGGCTGTTTCGCGAGCGCGTCAGGCGCACGCCCGATCTCGTCGCCTACAGATACTTCGACGAAGGCTCGAACGAGTGGCGCGGCTATACCTGGCGCGAGATGGACGCTCACGTCGCGCGCTGGCAGGCCGCTTTGGAGCGCGACGGCCTGCAGGCCGGCGACCGCGTCGCGATCATGCTGCGCAACTCGCCCGAGTGGGTGATGTGCGACATCGCGGCCTTCGGGCTCGGCCTGGTCGTCGTGCCGCTGTATACCCAGGACCGCGCCGACAACGTCGCCTACATCATCGGCGACGCGGGCTGCAAGGCGCTGTTGCTCGAAGGCGCGCCGCAGTGGAGCGCGCTGCGCGAGGGCGACGGGCAGCTCGCGTCGCTCGTGAGGGTGATCTCGGTCAAACCGGTGCCCGACGCGGGCGACGCGCGCGTGCAGTCGATCGCGGAGTGGCTGCCGCAAAGTGCAGGCGAGACGCGTCGCGAAGCGCGCGATCCTCACGCGCTGGCGACGATCGTGTACACGTCGGGAACGACGGGCCGGCCCAAGGGCGTGATGCTCTCGCACCACAACATCCTGTCGAACGCGCACGCGTCGCTGATCGGCGTGATGGCGACTCGGCACGACGACGTGTTCCTGTCGTTCCTGCCGCTGTCGCACACGTTCGAGCGCACTGCCGGCTATTACCTGACGATGATGTCGGGCTCGACGGTCGCCTACGCGCGATCGATACCGCAGCTCTCCGAGGACCTGCAGGCGATCAGGCCGACGGTGCTGGTTTCGGTGCCGCGCATCTACGAGCGCGTCTGGAGCGCGATCCGCGCCAAGCTCGACGAGGCGCCGCCGGCGCGCAAGCGCCTCTTCGAGCGCGCCGTCGACGTCGGGTACGCGCGATTCGAGCACAAACAGGGCCGCGGGCCGTGGAAGGCGTCGTTCCTGCTGTGGCCGGTGCTGAACGCGCTCGTCGCGAAGAAAGTGCTCGACCGCCTCGGCGGGCGGCTGCGGGCCGCACTCTCCGGCGGCGCCGCGCTGCCGCCGGACGTCTCGCGTGTCTTCATCGGCCTGGGGCTGCCCATCATCCAGGGCTACGGCATGACCGAATCGTCCCCGGTCGTCTGCGCCAATCCGCCGTACGACAACATTCCCGCGAGCGTCGGCAAGCCGATTCCGGGGGTCGAGGTGAAGCTCGGGGCGAACGACGCGCTGCTCATCAAGGGCCCGAACGTGATGCTGGGCTACTGGAACAATCCCGAGGCGACCCGCCAGGTGATCTCGGACGACGGCTGGCTCAACTCCGGCGATCGCGCACGCATCGACCCGAGCGGGCACGTCTACATCACCGGTCGACTGAAGGAGATCATCGTCATGTCGAACGGCGAGAAGATCTCGCCGGTGGACGTCGAAGCCGCGATCTGCCAGGACCCGCTGTTCGAGCAGGTGATGCTGCTCGGTGAAGGCAAGCCCTATCTCTCGGTCATCGCGGTGCTCAGCGCCGAGCAGTGGAAGAAGGCTGCGGAAACCGCCGGGCTATCGCCCGACACGACCGGCGCGGCGAGCGAGGAGGGCCAGACGCTGATCCTCGCGCGCATCGCCGAGCAGCTCAAATCCTTTCCCGGGTACGCGCAGGTCCGGCGGGTGTGCGCCACGCTCGACCCGTGGACCGTGGACAATGGTCTGATGACGCCGACGCTGAAGCTGAAGCGCGCGCGGGTGATGGAGCGCTTCAACGCGGAGATCGACTCGATGTACGCGGGGCACTGA
- a CDS encoding acyl-CoA dehydrogenase yields the protein MSTYTAPLKDMRFALHEIAGLDEVLALPGWEEVTPELVDEVLAQAGRFAQEVLDPLNRVGDEIGAQHSKGVVTPPQGFREAYAKFIEAGWNGVAADPEYGGQGLPHVVQVAVQEMWNSANMAFCLAPMLTSGVLEALSHHGSPEQHALYMPKLAAGEWSGTMNLTEPQAGSDLSAVRTQAVPEGDHYRIRGTKIFITWGEHDMSKNIVHLVLARTPDAPEGVKGISLFIVPKFLPNADGTPGERNDVKCVSIERKMGIHGSPTCVLSYGEDKGAIGWLVGEENRGLEYMFTMMNHARLGVGVEGVGLAERAFQHAREHAKTRVQGRAIGQRSGDRVTIIHHPDVKRMILAMKSQVEAMRALAFTACAAFDRARRHPDEQERRRNQALVDLLTPIVKGWCTEQGVEVASIGVQVHGGMGFVEDTGAAQYLRDARITTIYEGTTGIQANDLVGRKIAFERGATAMAVIAEMRALDRSLGDLGDDFRASRANFAQAVASLEAATKWVADTYGGDPNAVAAVAVPYLKLFGAVAGGWMMMKAATRAHAMRGNVESDAEFLTAKLASARFYAEHILPQAQAHAGTVMNGSASVLALSEEQL from the coding sequence ATGTCCACCTACACCGCTCCCCTCAAAGACATGCGCTTCGCCCTGCACGAGATCGCAGGGCTCGACGAAGTCCTCGCGTTACCCGGCTGGGAGGAAGTCACCCCTGAGCTCGTGGACGAGGTGCTTGCACAAGCGGGCAGGTTCGCGCAGGAAGTGCTCGATCCGCTGAACCGCGTCGGAGACGAGATCGGCGCGCAGCACTCGAAAGGCGTGGTCACGCCGCCGCAGGGTTTCCGCGAGGCGTACGCGAAGTTCATCGAGGCCGGCTGGAACGGCGTCGCTGCCGATCCCGAGTACGGCGGGCAGGGACTGCCGCACGTCGTGCAGGTCGCGGTGCAGGAGATGTGGAACAGCGCGAACATGGCGTTCTGCCTGGCGCCCATGCTGACCTCGGGCGTGCTCGAAGCGCTGTCGCACCACGGCTCGCCCGAGCAGCACGCGCTCTACATGCCGAAGCTCGCCGCCGGCGAATGGAGCGGCACGATGAACCTGACCGAGCCGCAGGCGGGCTCGGACCTGTCGGCGGTGCGCACGCAGGCGGTGCCCGAAGGCGATCACTACCGCATCCGCGGCACCAAGATCTTCATCACGTGGGGCGAGCACGACATGTCGAAGAACATCGTGCACCTCGTGCTCGCGCGCACGCCTGACGCGCCCGAAGGCGTGAAAGGCATCTCGCTCTTCATCGTTCCGAAGTTCTTGCCGAACGCCGACGGCACGCCGGGCGAGCGCAACGACGTCAAATGCGTGTCGATCGAGCGCAAGATGGGCATACACGGGAGCCCGACGTGCGTGCTCTCGTACGGCGAGGACAAGGGTGCGATCGGCTGGCTCGTCGGCGAGGAGAACCGCGGGCTGGAGTACATGTTCACGATGATGAACCACGCCCGCCTCGGCGTGGGCGTCGAAGGCGTGGGCCTCGCGGAGCGCGCATTCCAGCACGCGCGCGAGCACGCGAAGACGCGGGTGCAGGGCCGGGCGATCGGTCAACGCAGCGGCGACCGCGTGACGATCATCCATCACCCGGACGTGAAGCGCATGATCCTCGCGATGAAGTCGCAGGTGGAGGCGATGCGCGCGCTCGCGTTCACCGCGTGCGCCGCGTTCGACCGCGCGCGCAGGCATCCGGACGAGCAGGAGCGCCGCCGCAACCAGGCGCTGGTCGATCTCCTGACGCCGATCGTCAAGGGCTGGTGCACCGAGCAGGGCGTGGAGGTCGCGTCGATCGGGGTGCAGGTCCACGGCGGCATGGGTTTCGTCGAAGACACCGGCGCGGCGCAGTACCTGCGCGATGCGCGCATCACCACGATCTACGAAGGCACGACCGGCATCCAGGCCAACGATCTCGTCGGCCGCAAGATCGCGTTCGAGCGCGGTGCGACGGCGATGGCGGTGATCGCCGAGATGCGCGCGCTCGACCGTTCGCTGGGCGATCTCGGCGACGATTTCCGCGCTTCGCGCGCGAACTTCGCCCAGGCGGTCGCCAGCCTCGAAGCCGCGACGAAGTGGGTCGCGGACACCTACGGCGGCGATCCCAATGCCGTGGCCGCGGTCGCGGTGCCGTATCTGAAGCTCTTCGGCGCGGTCGCCGGCGGGTGGATGATGATGAAAGCGGCGACCCGCGCGCACGCCATGCGGGGCAACGTCGAGAGCGACGCCGAATTCCTCACCGCCAAGCTCGCGTCCGCGCGCTTCTACGCCGAGCACATCCTGCCGCAGGCGCAGGCGCACGCCGGCACCGTCATGAACGGCTCCGCGAGCGTGCTTGCGCTGAGCGAAGAGCAGCTCTAG
- a CDS encoding electron transfer flavoprotein subunit beta/FixA family protein, with protein MKVLVTVKRVIDPYVKVRVKSDNTGVETANIKMTMNPFCEIAVEQAVRMKEAGTVSEIVVVSVGTAQSQETLRTAMAMGADRGILVDAGRADVEPLAVAKLIKAVIDKEQPQLVITGKQAIDDDSNQTGQMIAALAGWPQATFISNITVNGDNADVTREIDGGLEKLNIKLPAVVTTDLRLNEPRYVTLPNIMKAKKKPLETIKPDALGVDVTPRLKTLKVQEPPSRKAGVKVADVKELVEKLRNEARII; from the coding sequence ATGAAAGTCCTGGTCACGGTCAAGCGCGTGATCGACCCGTACGTGAAGGTCCGCGTGAAATCGGACAACACGGGCGTCGAGACCGCGAACATCAAGATGACGATGAACCCCTTCTGCGAGATCGCGGTCGAGCAGGCGGTGCGCATGAAGGAAGCCGGCACGGTGTCGGAGATCGTCGTCGTGTCGGTCGGCACGGCGCAGTCGCAGGAGACCCTGCGCACCGCGATGGCGATGGGCGCCGACCGCGGCATCCTGGTCGACGCCGGCCGCGCCGACGTCGAGCCGCTCGCGGTGGCCAAGCTGATCAAGGCGGTCATCGACAAGGAGCAGCCGCAGCTCGTCATCACCGGCAAGCAGGCGATCGACGACGATTCCAACCAGACCGGCCAGATGATCGCCGCGCTCGCCGGTTGGCCGCAGGCGACGTTCATCTCGAACATCACGGTCAACGGCGACAATGCCGACGTGACGCGCGAGATCGACGGCGGCCTGGAGAAGCTCAACATCAAGCTGCCCGCGGTGGTGACGACCGATCTGCGCCTCAACGAGCCGCGTTACGTCACGCTGCCCAACATCATGAAGGCGAAGAAGAAGCCGCTCGAGACGATCAAGCCCGACGCGCTCGGCGTCGACGTGACCCCGCGTCTGAAGACCCTGAAAGTGCAGGAGCCGCCGTCGCGCAAGGCGGGCGTCAAGGTCGCCGACGTGAAAGAGCTCGTCGAGAAACTCCGCAACGAAGCGAGGATCATCTAA
- a CDS encoding branched-chain amino acid ABC transporter permease, whose protein sequence is MIAFFAIAPMWIYPVFLMKVMCFALFACAFNLLIGYGGLLSFGHAMFLGGAGYVSAYLAKEGLAIPALGLALPPFTPELAILSGAVAAGVLGLVVGLLAIRRQGIYFAMITLALAQMVYFFCVQAPFTGGEDGIQAVPRGKLFGLVDLSTPAGMYPTVFAIFVGGFLLIYRIVHSPFGQVLKAIRENESRAISLGYDADRYKLLAFVLSAALAGLAGATNALVFQLAALNAVHWTMSGEVVLMTLVGGLGTVFGPVVGALAVLAMENYLAQLGQWVSIAQGLIFIVCVLAFRRGIVGELARWLNKPL, encoded by the coding sequence ATGATCGCGTTCTTCGCGATCGCGCCGATGTGGATCTACCCGGTGTTCCTGATGAAGGTGATGTGCTTCGCGCTGTTCGCGTGCGCGTTCAACCTGCTCATCGGCTACGGCGGGCTGCTCTCGTTCGGTCATGCGATGTTCCTCGGCGGCGCCGGCTACGTCTCGGCGTACCTCGCCAAGGAGGGCCTGGCGATCCCCGCGCTGGGGCTCGCGCTGCCGCCGTTCACGCCCGAGCTCGCCATCCTGTCCGGGGCGGTCGCGGCGGGCGTGCTGGGCCTGGTCGTGGGCCTGCTCGCGATCCGCCGCCAGGGCATTTATTTCGCGATGATCACGCTCGCGCTGGCGCAGATGGTCTATTTCTTCTGCGTGCAGGCGCCGTTCACCGGCGGCGAGGACGGGATCCAGGCGGTGCCGCGCGGCAAGCTGTTCGGCCTCGTCGATCTGTCGACGCCGGCCGGCATGTATCCGACGGTGTTCGCGATCTTCGTCGGCGGTTTCCTGCTCATCTACCGCATCGTCCATTCGCCGTTCGGGCAGGTGCTGAAAGCGATACGCGAGAACGAGTCGCGGGCGATCTCGCTCGGTTACGACGCCGACCGCTACAAGCTGCTCGCGTTCGTGCTGTCGGCCGCGCTCGCGGGGCTCGCGGGCGCGACCAACGCGCTCGTGTTCCAGCTCGCCGCGCTCAACGCGGTGCACTGGACGATGTCGGGCGAGGTGGTGCTGATGACGCTCGTCGGGGGACTGGGCACGGTATTCGGGCCGGTCGTCGGTGCGCTCGCGGTGCTCGCCATGGAGAACTATCTCGCGCAGCTCGGCCAGTGGGTGAGCATCGCCCAGGGCCTGATCTTCATCGTCTGCGTGCTCGCGTTCCGCCGCGGCATCGTGGGCGAGCTCGCGCGCTGGCTGAACAAGCCGCTCTGA
- a CDS encoding ABC transporter substrate-binding protein yields MRVLKQLAVAVALACGAVSAHAQYSDNAIKIGVLNDQSGTYADLAGPGSVVAARMAVEDFGAAKKGMKVEILVADHQNKPEVGSSIARQWFDVDKVDVIVDVPTSSVMLAVNQIAKEKNKVLLDSTGGSSDLTGKACTPNSIHWTYDTWALANGTGSAVVKTGGNTWFFLTADYAFGHALEKDTEAVVLKNGGKVVGKVRHPFPTSDFSSFLLQAQSSKAKIIGLANAGADTISAIKQGAEFGIVKGGQQFAGLLVFITDVHALGLDKAQGLLLTESFYWDLNAQTRSFSQRFAKLHKGAMPTMAQAGVYSSVLHYLKAVEALKSDADGAKVVAKMKELPTDDPIFGKGSIRADGRKIHPMYLFEVKKPSESKGAWDYYKLRATIPADQAFRPVKEGGCPLVKG; encoded by the coding sequence ATGAGAGTTCTGAAACAGCTGGCCGTGGCCGTAGCCCTCGCATGCGGCGCCGTATCGGCGCACGCTCAATACAGCGACAACGCCATCAAGATCGGCGTGCTCAACGACCAGTCGGGCACGTACGCCGACCTCGCCGGTCCCGGGTCGGTCGTCGCGGCGCGCATGGCCGTCGAGGACTTCGGCGCGGCGAAGAAAGGCATGAAGGTCGAGATCCTCGTCGCCGACCACCAGAACAAGCCCGAGGTCGGCTCGAGCATCGCGCGCCAGTGGTTCGACGTCGACAAGGTCGACGTGATCGTCGACGTGCCCACCTCGTCGGTGATGCTCGCGGTCAACCAGATCGCGAAGGAGAAGAACAAGGTCCTGCTGGACTCGACCGGCGGCTCGTCGGATCTCACGGGCAAGGCCTGCACCCCCAACAGCATCCACTGGACCTACGACACGTGGGCGCTCGCGAACGGCACCGGTTCGGCGGTGGTCAAGACCGGCGGCAACACGTGGTTCTTCCTCACCGCGGACTACGCCTTCGGACACGCGCTGGAGAAGGACACCGAGGCGGTCGTTCTCAAGAACGGCGGCAAGGTGGTCGGCAAGGTGCGGCACCCGTTCCCGACCTCCGACTTCTCGTCCTTCCTGCTGCAGGCGCAGTCGTCGAAAGCGAAGATCATCGGCCTGGCGAACGCCGGCGCCGACACGATCAGCGCGATCAAGCAGGGCGCCGAGTTCGGCATCGTCAAAGGCGGCCAGCAGTTCGCGGGTCTGCTCGTCTTCATCACCGATGTGCACGCGCTCGGCCTCGACAAGGCGCAGGGCCTGCTGCTCACCGAGTCGTTCTACTGGGACCTCAACGCGCAGACGCGCAGCTTCTCGCAACGCTTCGCCAAGCTGCACAAGGGCGCGATGCCGACGATGGCGCAGGCGGGGGTCTACTCCTCGGTGCTGCATTACCTCAAGGCGGTCGAAGCGCTGAAGAGCGACGCCGACGGCGCGAAAGTCGTGGCGAAGATGAAAGAGCTGCCGACCGACGACCCGATCTTCGGCAAGGGCTCGATCCGCGCCGACGGCCGCAAGATCCACCCGATGTACCTCTTCGAAGTGAAGAAACCCTCCGAGTCCAAAGGCGCATGGGACTACTACAAGCTGCGCGCGACGATCCCGGCGGACCAGGCGTTCAGGCCGGTGAAGGAGGGTGGCTGCCCGCTGGTTAAGGGTTGA
- a CDS encoding FAD-binding protein: protein MAVLVIAEHDGKQLKSGVTNALTAAAKLGEVTVLVAGKEAKAAAEAAAKVAGVKKVLLAEGAQYEGSAAENISALVVGIANDYTHIVATATAFGKNIAPRVAALLDVQQISDISAVESADTFVRPTYAGNAMATVQSSDKIKVITVRATAFDPAGEQAAAPVENLAAGPDTGLSQYKGAELSKSERPELTAAKIIVSGGRGMGSAENFKILEELADKLGAAVGASRAAVDSGFMPNEYQVGQTGKIVAPELYIAVGISGAIQHLAGMKDSKVIVAINKDAEAPIFSVASYWLVDDLFKAVPELTKELSSS from the coding sequence ATGGCAGTCCTGGTCATAGCCGAACACGACGGCAAACAACTGAAGTCGGGCGTGACGAACGCCCTTACGGCCGCTGCCAAGCTGGGCGAAGTGACGGTGCTCGTCGCGGGCAAGGAAGCGAAAGCGGCCGCGGAAGCCGCGGCGAAAGTCGCGGGCGTCAAGAAAGTGCTGCTCGCCGAAGGGGCGCAGTACGAAGGCTCGGCGGCGGAGAACATCTCGGCGCTGGTGGTGGGTATCGCGAACGACTACACGCACATCGTCGCGACCGCGACGGCGTTCGGCAAGAACATCGCGCCGCGCGTCGCTGCCTTGCTGGATGTCCAGCAGATCTCGGACATCAGCGCGGTCGAGAGCGCCGACACCTTCGTGCGTCCGACCTACGCCGGCAACGCGATGGCGACGGTGCAGTCGAGCGACAAGATCAAGGTGATCACGGTGCGCGCCACCGCGTTCGATCCCGCGGGCGAGCAGGCCGCGGCGCCGGTCGAGAACCTCGCGGCCGGTCCGGACACCGGGCTCTCGCAGTACAAGGGCGCGGAGCTCTCGAAGTCCGAGCGTCCCGAGCTCACCGCCGCGAAGATCATCGTCTCCGGCGGCCGCGGCATGGGCAGCGCCGAGAACTTCAAGATCCTCGAAGAGCTGGCGGACAAGCTCGGCGCGGCAGTCGGCGCTTCGCGCGCTGCGGTCGATTCGGGCTTCATGCCCAACGAGTACCAGGTGGGGCAGACCGGCAAGATCGTCGCCCCCGAGCTCTACATCGCGGTCGGCATCTCGGGCGCGATCCAGCACCTCGCGGGCATGAAGGACAGCAAGGTGATCGTCGCCATCAACAAGGACGCCGAAGCGCCGATCTTCTCGGTCGCGAGCTACTGGCTGGTGGACGACCTCTTCAAGGCGGTGCCGGAGCTGACGAAAGAGCTCTCGAGCTCCTGA